A genome region from Vibrio tapetis subsp. tapetis includes the following:
- the fadD gene encoding long-chain-fatty-acid--CoA ligase FadD has protein sequence MDKVWLNRYPSDVPETIDPDVYPSLVEMFEQSVNKFADQPAFMNMGSVMTFRKLEERSRAFAAYLQNDLKLKKGDRVAIMMPNLLQYPIALFGVLRAGLIAVNVNPLYTPRELEHQLNDSGAKAIVIVSNFANTLEQVVDKTPIKHVVLTSLGQMLPRAKGTLVDFVVKYVKRMVPKYDLPNAISFRKALHKGRRLQYVKPFMSGDDIAFLQYTGGTTGVAKGAVLTHRNMIANVMQAKGAYSPMLSEGRELVVTALPLYHIFALTVNCLLFIEMGGRNLLITNPRDIPGFIKELQKYPFTAITGVNTLFNALVNNEDFKELDFSNLHISVGGGMSVQKSVADKWKQITGGFLLEGYGLTECAPLVAANPHDSSAYNGAIGLPVPSTEARIIDDEGKVLPSTPESVGELQVRGPQVMQSYWQRPEATKEVIDQDGWLSTGDIVKFDEEGFLHIVDRKKDMILVSGFNVYPNEIEEVISMHGKVLELAAIGEPHDVSGEIVKVYIVKRDPSLTKEEVIAHCREHLTGYKIPKKIEFREELPKSNVGKILRRILREENDAKIAEQSNS, from the coding sequence GTGGATAAAGTTTGGCTTAATCGCTACCCAAGTGACGTTCCAGAAACCATCGACCCAGACGTATACCCGTCGTTAGTCGAAATGTTTGAGCAATCCGTCAACAAATTTGCAGATCAGCCCGCGTTTATGAATATGGGTTCTGTAATGACATTCCGTAAACTGGAAGAACGTAGCCGAGCATTTGCCGCTTACCTGCAGAACGACTTAAAGCTTAAAAAAGGCGATCGTGTTGCGATCATGATGCCAAACTTGCTGCAATATCCAATTGCACTATTTGGTGTTCTGCGTGCGGGCCTTATCGCCGTGAACGTAAACCCGCTTTACACACCTCGTGAACTAGAGCATCAATTGAACGACTCGGGCGCCAAAGCGATCGTGATTGTGTCGAACTTTGCTAACACACTTGAGCAGGTTGTTGATAAAACACCTATCAAGCATGTTGTGTTGACCAGTCTCGGGCAAATGCTGCCAAGAGCAAAAGGTACATTGGTCGATTTTGTCGTGAAGTACGTCAAGCGCATGGTGCCAAAATACGATTTACCTAATGCTATTTCATTTCGTAAAGCGTTACACAAAGGTCGTCGTCTTCAATATGTGAAGCCGTTTATGTCTGGTGACGATATTGCATTTCTTCAGTACACGGGTGGTACAACCGGTGTGGCTAAGGGCGCAGTATTAACTCACAGAAATATGATTGCTAATGTGATGCAAGCGAAAGGTGCTTATAGCCCTATGCTGTCTGAAGGACGAGAGCTGGTGGTTACCGCATTGCCGCTCTATCATATTTTTGCTTTAACCGTTAACTGCTTGCTGTTTATTGAGATGGGCGGTCGTAACTTGCTTATCACTAACCCTCGAGATATTCCTGGGTTCATCAAAGAACTGCAAAAATATCCGTTTACCGCTATTACTGGTGTGAATACATTGTTTAACGCACTGGTTAATAACGAAGACTTTAAAGAACTTGATTTTAGCAACCTGCACATTTCTGTAGGCGGCGGTATGTCGGTGCAAAAATCAGTCGCCGATAAGTGGAAGCAAATTACGGGTGGTTTCCTTCTGGAAGGTTATGGCCTTACCGAGTGCGCCCCTCTTGTTGCGGCTAACCCTCATGATTCGTCAGCGTATAATGGTGCTATCGGCCTGCCTGTACCTTCGACTGAAGCTCGTATTATCGATGATGAAGGCAAGGTACTGCCAAGCACACCAGAGAGCGTTGGTGAACTTCAAGTGCGAGGCCCGCAAGTGATGCAAAGTTACTGGCAGCGCCCTGAAGCAACGAAAGAAGTGATTGATCAAGACGGTTGGTTATCAACGGGTGACATCGTAAAATTTGATGAAGAAGGCTTCTTGCATATTGTTGACCGCAAGAAAGACATGATCTTAGTTTCTGGTTTTAATGTTTACCCGAATGAAATCGAAGAAGTGATTTCAATGCACGGCAAGGTGCTAGAACTTGCAGCGATTGGTGAACCGCATGATGTGTCTGGTGAAATAGTTAAAGTCTACATCGTGAAACGCGATCCTAGTTTAACTAAAGAAGAAGTGATTGCGCATTGTCGTGAGCATCTTACTGGTTACAAGATCCCTAAGAAGATCGAATTCAGAGAAGAGCTTCCAAAGAGTAATGTTGGTAAGATTCTACGTAGAATCTTACGAGAAGAAAACGACGCTAAAATAGCGGAGCAATCAAACTCCTAA
- a CDS encoding alpha/beta fold hydrolase: protein MKNTNYPLDDGKQIAAIELGNRLTADYSVVFIHGWLDNAASFIQVMRLMHTIKPNLHLVALDLPGHGLSSHKDPDNFYPFHDYIDDLYRFLHEIPATKRILVGHSLGALITSCYSAAFPEQVAALVQIEGVGPLAEEGQNATERLRRGVKSRERIRRKTSRSLANKEQAFGLRSISTGVEKDLIAPIVERDLRYDQIECSWFWRHDPKLKSDSLYRMTNEQAATLTGDIQCPHRIILGDQGVEYLKNIGGNEAITHTVSGAHHCHLESSDAVVKIILDLVNKI, encoded by the coding sequence ATGAAAAACACCAACTACCCACTTGATGATGGCAAACAGATTGCAGCCATTGAATTGGGAAACAGATTAACGGCCGATTATTCGGTCGTTTTTATTCATGGCTGGTTAGACAACGCCGCAAGTTTCATCCAAGTGATGCGGCTGATGCACACGATAAAGCCGAATTTGCACCTAGTCGCGCTTGATTTGCCAGGTCATGGTTTATCTAGCCATAAAGATCCCGATAATTTTTACCCTTTTCACGACTACATCGACGATTTATATCGCTTTTTGCATGAAATTCCAGCAACTAAACGTATTTTAGTGGGGCACTCTCTTGGTGCATTGATTACGAGTTGCTATAGTGCCGCGTTTCCTGAACAAGTTGCTGCATTAGTTCAAATTGAAGGTGTGGGGCCTTTGGCTGAAGAAGGCCAAAATGCCACTGAGCGTTTGAGGCGAGGAGTCAAAAGTCGAGAGCGTATTCGTCGTAAAACGAGTCGGTCTCTGGCCAATAAAGAGCAGGCATTCGGCCTTAGGAGTATCTCGACAGGTGTGGAAAAAGATCTCATCGCGCCGATTGTCGAACGAGATTTGCGCTACGACCAAATCGAATGCAGTTGGTTTTGGCGTCATGATCCCAAACTGAAAAGTGACTCCCTGTACCGAATGACCAATGAACAAGCAGCAACGCTGACAGGAGATATTCAATGCCCTCACCGAATTATTCTGGGTGATCAAGGCGTTGAGTATTTAAAAAATATAGGCGGCAATGAAGCGATTACCCACACAGTAAGCGGGGCGCATCATTGTCATTTAGAGTCATCTGACGCAGTTGTAAAGATAATTCTAGATTTAGTTAACAAAATTTAA
- a CDS encoding Slp family lipoprotein, with translation MHRSLFVLLSLILLGGCSSLPEQLNAQSERVITDFSTWTQQVEAYKGDVRLGGIIAKTTNLENQTRLELVNMPINDVGKPNIGKEANGRFVVYVDGFLDPVTYSEGRLVSVVGKAKGLELARVGESEHQMPVLHAYGEHLWRIEEWVAIDHAGSYLDTCYGLYCHDVRMGPSRGRVIKEVK, from the coding sequence ATGCATCGTTCCCTTTTTGTTCTACTCTCACTCATACTTCTTGGCGGTTGTTCTTCATTACCTGAACAGTTGAACGCTCAATCTGAACGTGTCATTACCGACTTCTCGACCTGGACTCAACAAGTCGAAGCATACAAAGGTGATGTGCGCCTTGGCGGAATAATTGCGAAAACCACTAACTTAGAAAACCAAACCCGATTGGAATTGGTGAACATGCCAATTAATGATGTCGGTAAGCCGAATATAGGCAAAGAGGCAAACGGTCGATTTGTTGTGTATGTTGATGGATTCTTAGATCCTGTCACCTATTCTGAGGGCCGCTTAGTTTCCGTTGTCGGTAAAGCAAAAGGACTAGAATTGGCGAGGGTAGGTGAGTCTGAGCATCAAATGCCCGTACTGCACGCCTATGGTGAGCACTTATGGCGAATTGAAGAGTGGGTTGCCATCGATCATGCGGGTTCTTATTTAGATACCTGTTATGGTTTGTACTGTCATGATGTTCGCATGGGGCCGAGCCGTGGCCGAGTGATCAAAGAAGTGAAATGA
- a CDS encoding chromosome partitioning protein ParA: protein MVSINGLPPALVGNTKKTQKKAKVKAEQTHTGVGQPTKVANAVAHTIRHVDESELHRAELQYDLPEGRSRKAMEEYMSIMNQAKREELMKLMGVDIYI, encoded by the coding sequence ATGGTTTCAATTAATGGATTACCTCCTGCGCTGGTCGGCAATACCAAGAAAACGCAAAAAAAAGCGAAGGTAAAAGCTGAACAGACGCATACAGGTGTCGGCCAACCCACCAAGGTGGCCAATGCCGTAGCCCATACGATTCGTCATGTTGATGAGTCAGAACTTCATCGCGCTGAACTTCAATATGATTTACCCGAAGGACGTTCTCGTAAAGCGATGGAAGAGTACATGAGCATCATGAATCAAGCCAAGCGAGAGGAACTTATGAAGCTAATGGGGGTCGATATCTACATCTGA
- the tsaB gene encoding tRNA (adenosine(37)-N6)-threonylcarbamoyltransferase complex dimerization subunit type 1 TsaB — MNAKILALDTATENCSVALLVDGQLYARSEVAPRDHTKKILPMVDEVLNEAGIRLQDLDALAFGRGPGSFTGVRIGIGIAQGLAFGADLPMIGISTLEAMAQATYRKHNTPYVACAIDARMSEVYWGRFTRQESGEWLASEPECVIPPQDLAQLVQDDSNTWLKAGTGWDAYQDSIMPLPLVLQDSDVLYPEAQDMALLAQFELAKGNTVTAEEASPVYLRDTVAWKKLPGRE, encoded by the coding sequence ATGAACGCAAAAATTCTTGCATTGGATACCGCAACTGAAAATTGTTCTGTTGCCCTATTAGTCGATGGCCAGCTGTACGCTCGAAGCGAAGTGGCTCCTCGTGATCACACTAAGAAAATTCTACCTATGGTAGATGAAGTATTAAATGAAGCGGGTATTCGTCTGCAAGATCTGGATGCATTGGCGTTTGGCCGAGGTCCGGGTAGTTTTACTGGCGTACGAATTGGCATTGGAATTGCACAAGGTTTAGCATTCGGAGCAGATCTTCCTATGATCGGAATTTCGACGCTAGAAGCAATGGCGCAAGCGACTTACCGCAAGCACAACACGCCTTATGTAGCGTGTGCAATTGACGCCCGTATGAGTGAAGTGTATTGGGGACGATTTACCCGTCAAGAAAGTGGCGAGTGGTTGGCGAGTGAGCCTGAATGTGTCATACCGCCACAAGATTTGGCGCAACTGGTTCAAGACGACTCAAATACATGGCTTAAAGCCGGCACTGGCTGGGACGCATATCAAGACAGCATCATGCCGCTACCTCTAGTACTGCAAGACAGTGACGTGCTGTATCCTGAAGCACAAGATATGGCGCTGTTGGCTCAATTTGAGTTGGCGAAAGGCAATACGGTTACCGCGGAAGAAGCGAGCCCTGTTTATCTGCGTGATACCGTCGCTTGGAAGAAACTGCCGGGCAGAGAGTAA
- a CDS encoding ATP-dependent DNA helicase — protein MSATSPIAKTFSAQGALGKAIEGFQPRQAQTDMAEAVAKAIKNQSQIVVEAGTGTGKTFAYLVPALLSQKKIIISTGSKNLQEQLFHRDLPLMVSSLGFYGNVALLKGRSNYLCLDRLSRQMIESHTQHSDPTLLTQLVKVRSWSSETKSGDLGDCDDIAEDSPIIPTITSSNDNCLGKECPSYQDCFVLKARKKAMDADVVVVNHHLFFADLAIKETGFGELIPEAGVFIFDEAHQLPDIASQYFGSSTSSRQLQELAKDIEIGYRTEAKDMRQLQKVADRLVQSAMDMRIILGEPGLRGNWREALKCQAVISEMTRLKDGLELAIEVLKIALGRSQLLDTAFERANALKARIDRICDVSITGYSYWFECTPRHFTLHITPLSVADKFQEQIALKQGAWVFTSATLAVQDDFSHFTQRLGLTPTDQFSLPSPFDYQTQAKLCVPRYLPEPNSPGMADKLAKMLGPIIEGNNGRCFFLCTSHAMMKELAERFRNDLSIPVLMQGETSKQKLLAEFMELGNALLVATGAFWEGIDVRGDALSCVIIDKLPFTAPDDPLLKARIEDCRLRGGEPFAQVQLPDAVITLKQGVGRLIRDKRDQGALIICDNRLVTRDYGGVFLQSLPPIPRTRDLEQVSEFLGSISSTSTTNID, from the coding sequence ATGAGCGCTACCAGCCCCATTGCAAAAACGTTTTCAGCTCAAGGAGCACTTGGCAAGGCCATTGAGGGTTTCCAACCCCGCCAAGCACAAACCGATATGGCAGAAGCGGTAGCAAAGGCAATTAAAAATCAAAGCCAAATCGTCGTTGAAGCCGGTACTGGTACAGGCAAAACGTTTGCGTATTTGGTTCCAGCCTTGTTGAGCCAAAAGAAAATTATCATCAGTACGGGCTCTAAAAACCTCCAAGAACAACTTTTTCACCGAGATTTACCCTTAATGGTGAGTTCGCTAGGGTTTTACGGCAATGTCGCGCTGCTAAAAGGCCGTTCTAACTACCTTTGTTTAGACCGCCTTAGTCGACAAATGATTGAAAGCCATACTCAGCACTCTGATCCAACATTGTTAACGCAGTTAGTGAAAGTTCGTAGTTGGTCATCAGAAACCAAAAGTGGCGATTTAGGGGATTGTGATGATATTGCCGAAGATAGCCCAATAATCCCGACAATCACCTCTAGTAATGACAACTGCTTAGGCAAAGAATGCCCAAGTTATCAAGATTGCTTTGTACTGAAAGCTCGTAAGAAAGCGATGGATGCTGACGTGGTTGTGGTGAATCATCACCTGTTTTTCGCTGATCTCGCCATTAAGGAAACCGGTTTTGGCGAATTGATACCAGAGGCGGGTGTATTTATTTTTGATGAAGCCCATCAGCTACCTGATATCGCAAGCCAATATTTTGGGTCATCGACCTCAAGCCGGCAACTTCAAGAGTTAGCGAAAGACATTGAAATAGGTTATCGCACTGAAGCAAAGGATATGCGGCAGTTACAAAAGGTTGCCGACAGACTAGTGCAATCAGCAATGGACATGCGAATTATCCTTGGTGAGCCCGGTTTACGTGGTAATTGGCGGGAAGCATTGAAGTGCCAAGCGGTGATTTCAGAGATGACTCGCCTTAAAGATGGCTTAGAATTAGCCATTGAAGTGCTGAAAATTGCGCTGGGCCGAAGTCAGTTACTGGATACGGCATTTGAGCGCGCTAATGCACTTAAAGCCCGTATTGATCGTATTTGTGATGTCAGTATCACGGGGTATTCCTATTGGTTTGAATGTACGCCACGCCATTTTACCTTGCACATTACACCGCTTTCAGTCGCTGATAAATTTCAAGAACAAATTGCCCTGAAGCAAGGTGCGTGGGTGTTCACTTCGGCAACACTTGCCGTACAAGATGACTTTAGTCACTTTACCCAGCGCCTTGGTTTAACGCCAACAGATCAATTTTCATTGCCTAGTCCGTTTGATTATCAGACACAGGCAAAGCTTTGTGTGCCTCGTTACCTACCAGAACCCAACAGCCCGGGTATGGCTGACAAATTAGCCAAAATGCTAGGGCCAATCATTGAAGGTAATAATGGTCGTTGTTTCTTTTTATGCACCTCTCACGCCATGATGAAAGAGTTGGCTGAGAGATTTCGTAACGACTTGTCGATCCCGGTTTTAATGCAAGGGGAAACCAGTAAACAAAAACTGTTGGCTGAATTTATGGAGTTGGGAAATGCTTTGTTGGTGGCAACGGGCGCATTTTGGGAAGGCATAGACGTTAGAGGCGATGCTCTAAGCTGTGTTATCATCGACAAACTGCCATTTACTGCGCCAGATGATCCGTTACTAAAAGCGCGAATTGAAGATTGCAGGTTAAGAGGCGGAGAGCCGTTTGCGCAGGTACAATTACCTGATGCGGTGATCACTCTTAAACAAGGAGTGGGGCGATTGATCCGAGATAAGCGAGATCAAGGCGCTTTGATTATCTGTGATAATCGTTTAGTGACACGCGATTACGGAGGGGTGTTTTTGCAAAGCTTACCACCCATCCCACGAACACGAGATCTAGAACAAGTGAGCGAATTCCTTGGTTCTATCTCATCTACATCTACAACGAATATTGATTGA
- the ltrA gene encoding group II intron reverse transcriptase/maturase: protein MRVYYSLYGHLLHKERLYKGFKKVWKAKGAAGIDRQSLSDYAQNLSDNLDQLLLELKTKRYTPQPVRRVEIPKDDGGVRLLGIPTVRDRVVQQALNDLLTPIFEEQFHPSSFGYRPNRSCHDAINKATMFIRRYGMQHVVDMDLSKCFDKLDHELILKSIKKRVTDSSVLELIKQFLKSGVMVDGEWQHTEIGSPQGGVISPLIANIYLDAFDQEMRKRGHRIVRYADDILIFCRSRKGAENAQVQATKVLEKQLKLTVNETKSHIAHSGEGVKFLGIEIGSHYSRIQPKKMSTFKGKLKRVTRRNGGKPLLEVIKQLNPLLRGFSQYFRIANANREFKKLAAWLRRRLRSVQLRLWKKPTRLHRRLRQLGYEGSFRYICMDSWRNAASPLASYSMPNQWFNDLGLVNLEHVRTGYVFSHYAEWKCA, encoded by the coding sequence TTGAGAGTTTACTACAGTTTATATGGTCACTTGCTCCACAAAGAGCGACTCTATAAAGGATTTAAAAAAGTGTGGAAAGCGAAAGGCGCGGCCGGAATAGATAGGCAGAGCCTAAGCGACTACGCCCAAAATCTGAGTGATAACCTAGATCAACTTCTTCTGGAACTCAAAACCAAGCGATACACCCCTCAACCCGTCAGACGGGTAGAAATACCGAAAGATGATGGTGGGGTGCGATTACTTGGGATCCCAACAGTACGGGATAGAGTTGTCCAACAAGCTCTAAATGATCTATTAACCCCAATCTTCGAAGAGCAGTTTCACCCATCCAGCTTTGGGTATAGACCGAATCGAAGTTGTCACGATGCTATAAACAAAGCGACGATGTTCATCCGTCGATACGGAATGCAACACGTCGTAGATATGGACTTATCGAAGTGCTTCGATAAGCTCGACCACGAGCTTATTCTAAAAAGCATTAAGAAACGAGTCACAGACAGTAGCGTACTGGAGCTCATCAAACAGTTCCTGAAAAGTGGCGTAATGGTTGATGGAGAGTGGCAGCATACCGAGATAGGTAGTCCGCAAGGTGGAGTAATAAGCCCACTGATAGCGAACATCTATCTGGATGCGTTTGATCAAGAGATGCGAAAGCGAGGACATCGAATAGTCCGTTATGCCGACGACATACTGATCTTCTGTCGCAGCCGTAAAGGTGCAGAAAATGCGCAAGTACAGGCAACGAAGGTCCTGGAAAAACAGCTCAAGTTAACGGTGAACGAAACCAAATCACACATAGCGCACAGCGGCGAAGGTGTGAAATTCCTTGGAATAGAAATCGGTAGCCATTATAGCCGTATTCAGCCAAAGAAAATGTCGACGTTCAAAGGAAAGTTGAAGCGAGTGACAAGACGCAATGGCGGTAAGCCATTGTTAGAAGTCATTAAACAACTGAATCCACTTCTGAGAGGGTTCAGCCAGTACTTTCGAATAGCGAATGCCAACAGGGAGTTTAAGAAACTGGCCGCGTGGTTAAGGCGAAGACTTCGCAGCGTCCAATTACGATTATGGAAAAAACCGACCCGACTCCACCGCAGGCTAAGACAGCTAGGTTACGAAGGGTCATTCAGGTATATCTGTATGGATAGTTGGAGAAATGCTGCGAGTCCATTAGCCAGTTACTCGATGCCAAATCAATGGTTTAACGACCTTGGATTAGTGAATCTTGAACACGTTAGGACAGGATATGTGTTCAGCCATTATGCTGAATGGAAATGTGCATGA
- the adhE gene encoding bifunctional acetaldehyde-CoA/alcohol dehydrogenase has translation MPVTNLAELDALVARVKAAQEEFATFSQEKVDAIFRAASLAANQARIPLAQQAVAESGMGIVEDKVIKNHFASEFIYNKYKDEKTCGVLEENEEFGTMTIAEPVGIICGIVPTTNPTSTAIFKSLISLKTRNGIIFSPHPRAKNSTNDAAKLVLDAAVGAGAPKDIIGWIDQPSVELSNALMKHDGIALILATGGPGMVKAAYSSGKPAIGVGAGNVPVVIDETADIKRAVASVLMSKTFDNGVVCASEQAVIVMDEVYDEVKERFATHKAHVLSKADADKVRKVLLIDGNLNAKIVGQPATAIAEMAGVKVPADTKILVGEGIGEVSYDDEFAHEKLSPTLGMFRASSFENAVAQAVTMVEIGGIGHTSGLYTNQDTNADRIRYFGDKMKTARILVNIPTTHGGIGDLYNFNVAPSLTLGCGSWGGNSISENVGPKHLINKKTVAKRAENMLWHKLPKSIYFRRGSLPIAMSDLEGKKRAFLVTDRFLFNNGYADEIVKLLKAQGIEVQTFFDVEADPTLSVVQKGAEAMKSFQPDVILALGGGSPMDAAKIMWVMYEHPETHFEELAMRFMDIRKRIYKFPKMGEKAELVCVTTTSGTGSEVTPFAVVTDDKTGAKYPLADYELTPNMAIVDANLVMNMPKSLTAFGGYDAVTHALEAYVSVLANEYSDGQALQALKMLKEYLPSSYANGAADPIAREKVHNAATIAGIAFANAFLGVCHSMAHKVGAEFHVPHGLANALLISNTVRYNANDNPTKQTAFSQYASPQARRRYAEVADHLGLSQVGDRTAQKIERLLAWLEELKIALDIPLSIQAAGVPEADFLAKLDQLSVEAFDDQCTGANPRYPLISELKEVLTASYYGKAFVEGETFEGTTVIKKTEDQAAAKPATKAKKEKATA, from the coding sequence ATGCCTGTAACAAATTTGGCTGAACTAGATGCTCTAGTCGCTCGCGTAAAAGCAGCACAAGAAGAGTTTGCAACATTCTCACAAGAGAAAGTAGACGCAATCTTCCGAGCAGCTTCTCTAGCAGCTAACCAAGCACGTATTCCTCTAGCGCAACAAGCGGTAGCAGAATCTGGCATGGGTATTGTTGAAGACAAAGTAATCAAAAACCACTTCGCGTCTGAATTCATCTACAACAAATACAAAGACGAAAAAACCTGTGGCGTTCTAGAAGAGAACGAAGAGTTCGGCACAATGACTATCGCTGAACCAGTAGGCATCATCTGTGGTATCGTTCCAACGACGAACCCAACGTCTACAGCAATCTTTAAATCTCTAATCTCTCTTAAAACTCGTAACGGCATCATCTTCTCGCCACACCCACGTGCTAAAAACTCGACGAATGATGCAGCTAAGCTAGTTCTTGATGCAGCAGTAGGTGCGGGCGCACCAAAAGACATCATCGGTTGGATTGACCAACCATCTGTAGAGCTTTCAAATGCTCTTATGAAGCACGATGGCATTGCTCTTATCCTTGCAACTGGCGGTCCAGGCATGGTTAAAGCGGCTTACTCTTCAGGTAAACCTGCAATCGGTGTTGGTGCTGGTAACGTTCCAGTTGTTATCGATGAAACTGCAGACATCAAACGTGCTGTAGCATCAGTTCTTATGTCTAAAACATTCGATAACGGTGTTGTATGTGCTTCTGAGCAAGCAGTTATCGTTATGGACGAAGTATATGACGAAGTGAAAGAGCGTTTCGCTACTCACAAAGCTCACGTACTAAGCAAAGCAGACGCTGATAAAGTACGTAAAGTACTGTTAATCGACGGTAACCTAAACGCAAAAATCGTTGGTCAACCTGCAACGGCAATCGCTGAAATGGCGGGTGTTAAAGTTCCTGCTGATACTAAGATTCTTGTTGGTGAAGGCATTGGCGAAGTATCTTACGACGACGAGTTCGCTCATGAGAAACTGTCTCCAACTCTTGGTATGTTCCGTGCTTCTTCTTTCGAGAACGCAGTAGCACAAGCAGTAACAATGGTTGAAATCGGTGGTATCGGTCACACATCTGGTCTTTACACTAACCAAGATACAAACGCAGACCGTATTCGTTACTTCGGTGACAAGATGAAGACTGCACGTATCCTTGTAAACATCCCGACTACTCACGGTGGTATCGGTGACCTTTACAACTTTAACGTAGCGCCTTCTCTAACTCTTGGTTGTGGTTCATGGGGTGGTAACTCTATCTCTGAAAACGTAGGTCCTAAGCACCTAATCAACAAGAAAACTGTTGCGAAGCGAGCTGAAAATATGTTGTGGCACAAACTACCTAAGTCTATCTACTTCCGTCGTGGCAGCCTTCCAATCGCAATGAGCGATCTTGAAGGTAAGAAACGTGCATTCCTAGTAACGGACCGTTTCCTATTCAACAACGGTTACGCTGACGAAATCGTTAAATTGCTTAAAGCTCAAGGTATCGAAGTTCAAACATTCTTTGATGTTGAAGCAGATCCAACACTTTCTGTTGTTCAGAAAGGTGCTGAAGCAATGAAGAGCTTCCAACCAGACGTGATCCTTGCTCTAGGTGGCGGTTCTCCAATGGATGCGGCTAAGATCATGTGGGTAATGTACGAGCACCCAGAAACTCACTTTGAAGAACTAGCAATGCGCTTTATGGATATCCGTAAACGTATCTACAAGTTCCCTAAAATGGGTGAAAAAGCAGAGCTAGTATGTGTAACAACTACTTCTGGTACAGGTTCTGAAGTAACGCCATTTGCTGTTGTAACAGACGACAAAACTGGTGCTAAGTACCCACTAGCAGATTACGAACTCACTCCTAACATGGCTATCGTTGATGCGAACCTTGTTATGAACATGCCTAAGTCTCTAACAGCGTTTGGTGGTTACGATGCAGTAACTCACGCACTAGAAGCTTACGTTTCAGTTCTTGCGAACGAATACTCAGATGGTCAAGCTCTTCAAGCGCTTAAGATGCTTAAAGAATACCTACCATCAAGCTACGCTAATGGCGCTGCTGACCCAATCGCTCGTGAGAAAGTTCACAATGCGGCAACCATCGCTGGTATTGCGTTTGCGAATGCTTTCCTTGGTGTATGTCACTCAATGGCTCACAAAGTGGGTGCAGAGTTCCACGTACCACACGGCCTAGCTAACGCATTGTTGATTTCTAACACGGTTCGTTACAACGCGAATGACAACCCAACGAAGCAAACTGCGTTCTCTCAGTACGCAAGCCCACAAGCTCGTCGTCGTTACGCTGAAGTTGCAGACCACCTAGGCCTAAGCCAAGTTGGTGACCGTACTGCTCAGAAGATTGAACGTCTACTAGCATGGTTAGAAGAACTGAAAATTGCTCTTGATATCCCGCTATCAATCCAAGCAGCTGGTGTTCCAGAAGCTGATTTCCTAGCGAAACTTGACCAACTATCAGTTGAAGCATTCGATGACCAATGTACAGGTGCTAACCCACGTTACCCACTAATCAGTGAGCTGAAAGAAGTGCTAACCGCTTCTTACTACGGTAAAGCATTTGTTGAAGGCGAAACGTTTGAAGGTACGACTGTTATCAAGAAAACAGAAGACCAAGCTGCTGCAAAACCAGCCACTAAAGCGAAAAAAGAAAAAGCGACCGCTTAA
- a CDS encoding YchE family NAAT transporter: MQTIEFAIYLQFFLGLVAAVNPVGIMPVFVSLTNHMSPEEKIKTATTANIGVSVILIVSLIAGQALLDMFSISLDSFRVAGGLLLMSIAFSMMSGKIGEDKQNKQEQTEHISREQIGIVPLAMPLMAGPGAISSVIVFGSRYPTWFDTFAIAITVIVFSFCSWLLFRSAPLIVRFLGQTGINVITRIMGLILAALGIEFIANGVRNLFPGLA, encoded by the coding sequence ATGCAAACTATCGAATTCGCTATCTACTTACAGTTTTTTCTAGGCTTAGTGGCCGCCGTCAACCCGGTTGGCATCATGCCGGTTTTTGTATCACTGACTAACCACATGTCGCCTGAAGAAAAGATTAAAACAGCCACTACAGCTAACATTGGTGTTTCCGTAATATTGATTGTGTCTCTTATCGCTGGTCAGGCGTTACTCGATATGTTCAGTATTTCATTGGACTCATTTCGAGTGGCCGGTGGTTTACTGCTTATGAGCATTGCTTTTTCAATGATGAGCGGAAAGATTGGTGAGGATAAACAAAACAAGCAAGAGCAGACCGAGCACATCAGCCGTGAACAAATAGGTATTGTGCCTTTGGCTATGCCTCTAATGGCGGGGCCGGGTGCAATCAGCTCTGTTATCGTATTTGGTTCTCGTTACCCAACTTGGTTCGATACGTTCGCCATTGCTATCACCGTTATCGTTTTTTCTTTTTGTAGCTGGTTGCTGTTCCGCTCTGCGCCTCTGATTGTCCGTTTTCTTGGCCAAACGGGGATCAACGTTATCACCCGTATTATGGGCCTAATTTTGGCGGCACTGGGTATCGAGTTTATCGCTAATGGTGTGCGGAATCTTTTCCCAGGTCTTGCGTAA